A stretch of Oryza brachyantha chromosome 4, ObraRS2, whole genome shotgun sequence DNA encodes these proteins:
- the LOC102722671 gene encoding peptidyl-prolyl cis-trans isomerase Pin1 — MAAPAEETVRASHILVKHEGSRRKASWKDPDGRVISATSRADAAARLAEFRDQILSGRASFADIAARHSDCSSARRGGDLGTFGRGQMQKPFEDATFALRVGETSDIVDTDSGVHIILRTA, encoded by the exons atggcggcgccggcggaggagaCGGTGAGGGCGTCGCACATCCTCGTCAAGCACGAGGGATCCCGCCGCAAGGCCTCCTGGAAGGACCCCGACGGCCGCGTCATCTCCGCCACCTcgcgcgccgacgccgccgcgcgcctcgCTGAGTTCCGCGACCAGATCCTCTCCGGCCGCGCCAGCTTCGCCGACATCGCCGCCCGCCACTCCGACTGCTCctccgcgcgccgcggcggagacCTCG GCACTTTTGGGAGGGGGCAGATGCAGAAACCCTTCGAAGATGCCACGTTTGCTCTCAGGGTTGGTGAGACGAGTGACATTGTGGACACTGATAGTGGGGTTCACATCATCCTGCGCACTGCTTGA
- the LOC102712435 gene encoding elongation factor 2 encodes MVKFTVEELRRIMDKKNNIRNMSVIAHVDHGKSTLTDSLVAAAGIIAQEVAGDVRMTDTRADEAERGITIKSTGISLFYEMSDESLKLYKGERDGNEYLINLIDSPGHVDFSSEVTAALRITDGALVVVDCIEGVCVQTETVLRQALGERIRPVLTVNKMDRCFLELQVEGEEAYQTFSRVIENANVIMATYEDKLLGDVQVYPEKGTVAFSAGLHGWAFTLSSFAKMYASKFGVDESKMMERLWGENFFDPATKKWTSKNTGSPTCRRGFVQFCYEPIKQIIKTCMNDQKDKLWPMLQKLGVVMKADEKELMGKALMKRVMQTWLPASNALLEMMIFHLPSPFKAQKYRVENLYEGPLDDVYATAIRNCDPEGPLMLYVSKMIPASDKGRFFAFGRVFSGKVATGMKVRIMGPNYVPGQKKDLYVKSVQRTVIWMGKKQESVEDVPCGNTVAMVGLDQFITKNATLTNEKETDACPIRAMKFSVSPVVRVAVQCKVASDLPKLVEGLKRLAKSDPMVLCTIEESGEHIIAGAGELHLEICLKDLQEDFMGGAEIIVSPPVVSFRETVLEKSCRTVMSKSPNKHNRLYMEARPMEEGLAEAIDDGRIGPRDDPKVRSKILSEEFGWDKDLAKKIWCFGPETTGPNMVVDMCKGVQYLNEIKDSVVAGFQWASKEGALAEENMRGICFEVCDVVLHADAIHRGGGQVIPTARRVIYASQLTAKPRLLEPVYLVEIQAPENALGGIYGVLNQKRGHVFEEMQRPGTPLYNIKAYLPVIESFGFSSQLRAATSGQAFPQCVFDHWDMMSSDPLDVGSQANTLVLDIRKRKGLKEQMTPLSEFEDKL; translated from the exons ATGGTGAAGTTCACGGTTGAAGAGCTGCGTAGGATCATGGACAAGAAGAATAATATTCGTAACATGTCTGTTATTGCTCATGTCGACCATG GCAAGTCGACACTTACAGATTCCCTTGTGGCAGCTGCTGGGATCATTGCCCAGGAAGTTGCTGGTGATGTTCGTATGACTGATACTCGTGCAGATGAAGCTGAACGTGGTATTACAATCAAATCGACTGGTATCTCTCTTTTCTATGAGATGAGTGATGAATCCCTCAAGTTGTACAAGGGCGAGAGAGACGGGAATGAATACCTGATCAATCTTATTGATTCACCTGGGCACGTTGATTTTTCTTCCGAGGTTACAGCAGCTCTTCGTATTACTGATGGTGCTTTGGTTGTTGTTGACTGTATCGAGGGCGTCTGTGTGCAAACTGAAACTGTGCTCCGCCAAGCCCTTGGTGAGAGGATTAGGCCTGTCCTTACTGTGAACAAGATGGACAGATGCTTCCTTGAGCTTCAGGTTGAAGGTGAGGAGGCTTATCAGACCTTTTCCCGTGTCATTGAGAATGCCAATGTCATTATGGCAACATATGAAGATAAGCTCCTTGGAGATGTCCAAGTCTACCCTGAGAAGGGGACTGTTGCTTTCTCTGCTGGTTTGCATGGGTGGGCTTTCACCCTCTCTAGCTTTGCTAAGATGTATGCCTCCAAGTTTGGAGTTGATGAATCTAAGATGATGGAGAGGCTTTGGGGTGAAAACTTCTTTGACCCAGCCACAAAGAAGTGGACTAGCAAGAACACTGGTTCTCCTACTTGCAGGAGGGGTTTTGTTCAGTTCTGTTATGAGCCAATCAAGCAAATCATCAAGACCTGCATGAATGATCAGAAGGATAAGCTGTGGCCTATGTTGCAGAAACTTGGAGTGGTCATGAAAGCTGATGAGAAGGAACTAATGGGCAAGGCTCTTATGAAGCGTGTCATGCAAACCTGGCTGCCTGCTAGTAATGCTCTGCTTGAGATGATGATATTCCACCTGCCCTCTCCATTTAAGGCACAGAAATACCGTGTGGAGAACCTGTATGAGGGGCCTCTTGATGATGTGTATGCAACTGCTATCAGAAACTGTGATCCAGAAGGTCCACTCATGTTGTATGTTTCCAAGATGATTCCGGCATCAGACAAAGGTAGATTCTTTGCCTTTGGTCGTGTCTTCTCAGGCAAGGTTGCAACTGGCATGAAGGTCCGTATCATGGGTCCCAACTATGTCCCTGGCCAGAAGAAGGATCTCTATGTGAAGAGTGTCCAGCGTACTGTTATCTGGATGGGGAAGAAACAAGAGTCTGTTGAGGATGTTCCTTGTGGTAACACTGTTGCTATGGTTGGTTTGGATCAGTTCATCACAAAGAATGCTACCCTGACCAATGAGAAGGAGACTGATGCTTGCCCAATCAGAGCAATGAAGTTTTCAGTGTCCCCAGTTGTGCGTGTTGCTGTTCAGTGCAAGGTTGCATCTGATCTTCCCAAGCTTGTTGAAGGTTTGAAGCGTCTGGCAAAGTCTGATCCTATGGTCCTCTGTACCATTGAGGAGTCTGGTGAGCATATCATTGCTGGAGCTGGAGAGCTTCATCTTGAAATCTGTTTGAAGGATCTGCAGGAAGACTTCATGGGTGGCGCAGAAATTATTGTTTCCCCTCCTGTTGTCTCCTTCCGTGAGACTGTTCTTGAGAAGTCCTGCCGCACAGTTATGAGCAAGTCCCCGAACAAGCACAACCGTCTTTATATGGAAGCTCGCCCCATGGAGGAAGGACTTGCTGAGGCCATTGACGACGGTCGTATCGGCCCACGTGATGACCCCAAGGTGCGCTCCAAGATCCTGTCTGAGGAGTTTGGTTGGGACAAGGACCTCGCCAAGAAGATTTGGTGCTTCGGACCTGAGACCACCGGCCCCAACATGGTGGTCGATATGTGTAAGGGAGTGCAGTATCTTAATGAGATCAAGGATTCCGTTGTGGCTGGGTTCCAGTGGGCGTCGAAAGAAGGCGCATTGGCTGAGGAGAACATGCGCGGCATCTGCTTCGAGGTATGCGACGTGGTCCTCCACGCCGATGCTATTCACAGGGGTGGCGGCCAGGTCATTCCGACCGCTCGGAGGGTCATCTACGCTTCTCAGCTCACTGCCAAGCCAAGGCTGCTGGAGCCTGTCTACCTGGTGGAGATCCAGGCCCCTGAGAATGCCCTTGGTGGTATCTATGGTGTTCTGAACCAGAAGAGGGGCCATGTGTTCGAGGAGATGCAGAGGCCCGGCACCCCGCTGTACAACATCAAGGCCTACCTCCCTGTCATCGAATCCTTCGGGTTCTCGAGCCAGCTTCGCGCAGCGACATCGGGACAGGCCTTCCCTCAGTGTGTCTTCGACCACTGGGACATGATGTCTTCTGATCCTTTGGACGTCGGGTCGCAGGCGAACACGCTGGTGCTGGACATCCGCAAGAGGAAGGGGCTCAAGGAGCAGATGACCCCTCTCTCTGAGTTTGAGGACAAGCTCTAA